In Mastigocladopsis repens PCC 10914, a single window of DNA contains:
- a CDS encoding translocation/assembly module TamB, which yields MTKACNPDHHSQSPRIHDQSQWLLILSRSGIALSGILLVGFVCGAWRLWSFIHKELVPLAQSNITTTLNRPVKLGEVKELSLTGVKFGTSAIPATPTDPDRVTVEVVEVGFDPLQLLLSRRLKLDVTLVNPNVYIEQDEQGRWIVTSITPPGKQGAIKTDLDKLRFRNAKLVLVPQQRKVGEVGGENTASSSPTSSSPSPVAFSQINGIAQLLKNNQLIKFNLGGQPDSGGSISIQGDLSPKTQEVNLELLRAKNFLAADVSRLVKLPVELQAGRVQGELKILNIQLKQKQQNPLIFGNANVQGVQLQVPRVPQPFINSQGNLSFQGNQIQLENVTAGYGKIPLIANGIVDSKAGYKLAARVNSVNVASARETLNVKLPIPTIGEVKADLQLVGQITHPILSGTVATIKRAKIDKVDFNSIRAQFEFSPVASIINVKNIQGKATVGGEITGAGTIQFVNKIPKLNFNATAKNVPGDAIALLYDTKPAFKIGNVLGTAQLTGTEDNIQTTVQWQAPQATYPGSGETIVAPDKTVSFRNVALSVAGGTVRVAGSWANQHWQAVADASQVQVQRFVNSNQLQNVSLDDARFNGRLILSGTSAPFTIAKIRPENAKVRLAGGTVGISNIQFGEQSFSAQLVANGVQLGRLLKQAPQTISGPLAGQFQVSGNTDAFNLKTLRATGKGRLLVGGGTVTADNIEVADGLYKAQLQANDVNLRQLAQLPKQFQGRLTGQFNVAGSVESFQPQAVVATGQARVNFGSGTVTASNIQLADGQYQAQLQAKNVPMQRLTQLPPQFHVNLTGQFNVTGVAGSSALQAMKATGQARLNVAGGTVTADQIQVADGRYQAMVDASGVKLKRLSPQLQGQFGGRMQVAGTVETPHGASLQNVRASGQVQFSQGIAGIEQPLTAVVGWDGQKLLVERATSSDLNANGYIVVETRHGASGLPEITELNLNVQAQNYNLQKLPMQLPNAVALAGKADFGGRISGKLAVPNIQGQLRLRDFMVNQLPFEPVLTGNIELVQGQGLNLDVAGNRDRIALNADPKNRRTDVPWNVSTFLVRWQDALASGQTQGDNLAMKVENFPLAILNLTPPPNTHLGRGAIAGFLTGDFQVNQKTFAAVGDIAIAKPQLGHIKGDHLNAQFRYGDGQTSITKGEFVKGVSRYALAGTLTQTPQGPQIKGKLNVTQGEVQDVLTALQLYELQDVQRGLTQPNSGTAEDLSSTKSVGFSEQPLLTQLQRLAEIEDLLVKQQQQRREASPIPDLADLNGTFNGEVSIDTAAANGLDVSFHLNGQNFVWGRGDEPEGLYKADQVIAQGRFENGVLKLLPLRIESKNRLIAFTGNIGGDEQSGQLRVLNFPVEVLNNFVKLPVGLTGHLNGTAALAGSIDNPQAKGELQITEGTLNQKGVDSATASFSYTNGRLNFGSHVLVASSEPVKVAGSIPYQLPFASVKSDNDKINLDVKVKNEGLAVLNLLTNQVAFEKGEGEIDLIVRGTKQQPILDGIATVNNATFSSQALPGKLTDITGKVQFDLDRITVQNLQGKYNNQGKVEAKGEIPVASQEMNIDNPLSVTLDQLALNLKGLYQGGASGNLQVTGSALNPMIGGQLQLADGEVLLAESTNGSNPEDSNIDVSRIKQTKQDTPKTDNAVTKFNHLELQLGKNIEITRPPMFSFRATGILTLNGSLNEPIPEGTIRLKEGSVNLFTTRFNLVRGYGHKAIFRENQPRDPELDIQLFAKVLDVIQTTDLNKPNITGLAALETVRVEANIQGSASKLDENLELRSSPVRNETEIVALLGGGFVDTQERGNDTTLGLINIAGSAVLNNLQEPLNQIGTALGLSELRLFPTIISDTLEAGRSSSSLELAAEAGLDITQRISVSTLKILTNSDPFQWGINYRLNDEVRLRATTNFNDDNRGIIEYQKRF from the coding sequence ATGACCAAAGCTTGTAATCCCGATCATCACTCCCAATCCCCCCGTATTCATGATCAAAGTCAATGGTTACTGATTTTAAGTCGTAGTGGCATTGCCTTAAGCGGAATTCTGCTAGTTGGATTTGTATGCGGTGCTTGGCGACTGTGGAGTTTTATTCATAAAGAGTTAGTGCCACTGGCCCAAAGCAATATTACTACTACACTGAACCGTCCAGTCAAACTGGGGGAAGTCAAAGAACTTTCGCTTACGGGAGTCAAGTTTGGGACTTCAGCCATTCCAGCAACACCTACAGATCCCGACAGGGTGACAGTCGAGGTTGTGGAAGTAGGTTTTGACCCATTGCAGTTGCTATTGAGTCGGAGGCTAAAGCTGGATGTCACTTTGGTCAACCCGAATGTTTACATTGAACAGGATGAACAAGGGCGCTGGATTGTCACAAGCATAACGCCGCCAGGTAAACAGGGAGCAATTAAAACTGATTTGGACAAACTGCGGTTTCGTAATGCCAAGCTGGTGTTGGTACCGCAGCAGAGGAAAGTAGGGGAAGTAGGGGGAGAAAATACTGCCTCATCTTCCCCCACTTCCTCATCTCCCTCTCCCGTTGCATTTTCACAAATCAACGGAATTGCCCAACTCTTAAAAAACAACCAACTCATTAAATTTAATTTGGGTGGGCAACCAGATAGTGGTGGGAGCATTTCTATACAGGGAGACCTTAGTCCAAAGACACAAGAAGTTAACTTAGAGTTGCTGCGAGCGAAAAATTTTCTTGCTGCTGATGTTTCTCGCCTCGTTAAGTTACCTGTGGAATTACAGGCAGGTCGAGTTCAGGGTGAGTTGAAAATTCTCAACATCCAACTGAAACAAAAACAGCAAAACCCGCTCATTTTTGGTAATGCGAATGTGCAAGGGGTTCAACTTCAAGTACCCCGAGTGCCACAACCGTTTATCAATTCTCAAGGGAACCTAAGCTTTCAAGGAAACCAGATTCAGTTAGAGAATGTCACCGCTGGTTATGGCAAAATTCCCTTAATAGCGAACGGCATTGTTGACTCCAAAGCAGGCTACAAGTTAGCAGCGCGTGTGAATTCGGTGAATGTGGCAAGTGCCAGAGAAACTCTCAACGTAAAATTGCCCATCCCAACAATTGGAGAAGTCAAAGCAGATTTACAGCTTGTTGGACAAATTACTCATCCTATTCTCTCCGGTACAGTTGCCACGATCAAAAGAGCAAAAATTGACAAAGTTGATTTTAATAGTATCCGCGCCCAGTTTGAGTTCTCTCCTGTTGCTTCTATCATTAATGTTAAAAATATTCAAGGCAAAGCCACAGTAGGCGGTGAAATTACAGGCGCTGGGACGATTCAATTTGTGAACAAAATCCCCAAGTTGAACTTTAATGCAACAGCAAAGAACGTTCCAGGGGATGCAATTGCCCTTCTTTACGACACAAAACCAGCATTCAAAATTGGTAATGTCTTAGGTACAGCTCAACTGACTGGCACTGAAGACAATATTCAAACAACAGTGCAATGGCAAGCACCCCAAGCAACCTACCCCGGAAGCGGAGAAACTATCGTCGCCCCAGACAAAACTGTCTCTTTCCGTAATGTTGCTCTCAGCGTCGCTGGTGGTACAGTGCGGGTTGCTGGGAGTTGGGCTAATCAGCATTGGCAAGCAGTCGCCGATGCTTCCCAAGTCCAGGTGCAACGTTTTGTCAACTCCAATCAACTACAAAACGTATCTCTTGACGACGCACGCTTCAACGGTCGTCTCATCCTCTCAGGAACCTCAGCCCCATTTACAATTGCCAAAATTCGTCCAGAGAACGCAAAAGTTCGCCTTGCGGGTGGCACAGTTGGTATTTCTAACATTCAATTTGGCGAGCAAAGCTTTTCTGCCCAATTAGTTGCTAACGGTGTGCAGTTGGGGCGCTTGCTAAAACAAGCGCCCCAAACAATAAGCGGACCATTAGCGGGTCAGTTCCAAGTCTCCGGAAATACAGACGCTTTCAACCTCAAAACCTTACGTGCCACTGGCAAGGGACGCCTATTGGTTGGTGGTGGCACAGTGACAGCTGACAATATTGAAGTGGCAGATGGGTTGTATAAAGCGCAACTACAAGCCAATGATGTAAACTTGCGACAATTAGCACAATTACCCAAGCAATTTCAGGGAAGGTTAACTGGTCAATTCAACGTTGCTGGTTCAGTTGAATCCTTCCAACCACAAGCTGTTGTAGCCACGGGACAAGCACGCGTTAATTTTGGTAGTGGCACAGTCACGGCTTCTAATATTCAACTAGCGGATGGTCAATATCAAGCACAACTGCAAGCAAAAAATGTACCAATGCAGCGATTGACACAATTACCACCGCAGTTTCACGTAAATTTGACAGGTCAGTTCAATGTTACAGGTGTAGCTGGTTCTTCTGCGCTACAAGCTATGAAAGCCACTGGTCAGGCACGACTTAATGTTGCAGGTGGCACAGTGACCGCTGACCAGATCCAAGTGGCAGACGGTCGTTATCAGGCTATGGTTGATGCTTCTGGTGTGAAATTAAAACGATTGTCGCCGCAGTTGCAGGGTCAGTTTGGCGGGAGGATGCAGGTCGCAGGCACGGTAGAGACGCCCCATGGGGCGTCTCTACAGAATGTGCGTGCCTCTGGTCAGGTGCAGTTTTCCCAAGGTATTGCTGGCATTGAGCAACCACTGACAGCCGTGGTTGGCTGGGATGGACAAAAGCTGCTTGTCGAGAGAGCCACATCCTCAGATTTGAATGCCAATGGTTACATAGTTGTAGAGACGCGCCATGGCGCGTCTGGTTTACCAGAAATTACTGAATTAAATCTCAACGTTCAGGCACAAAATTACAATCTGCAAAAGTTGCCAATGCAGTTGCCCAATGCTGTAGCTTTAGCCGGGAAAGCTGATTTTGGCGGAAGAATCAGCGGCAAGCTAGCAGTGCCAAATATACAAGGGCAACTGAGGTTGCGAGATTTCATGGTGAATCAACTCCCTTTTGAGCCGGTATTAACTGGAAACATCGAGTTGGTACAGGGACAGGGTTTAAATTTAGATGTCGCAGGCAACCGGGACCGCATTGCTCTCAACGCAGACCCCAAAAATCGACGTACAGACGTTCCATGGAACGTCTCTACATTCTTGGTGCGATGGCAGGATGCATTAGCAAGCGGTCAAACTCAAGGGGATAATTTGGCAATGAAAGTGGAAAACTTCCCCTTGGCGATATTGAATTTGACTCCACCTCCTAATACTCACCTTGGTAGGGGTGCAATTGCTGGATTTTTGACTGGGGATTTTCAGGTCAATCAAAAGACATTTGCGGCAGTTGGGGATATTGCAATTGCCAAGCCTCAACTTGGTCACATCAAAGGCGATCACCTCAATGCACAGTTTCGCTATGGTGATGGTCAGACAAGTATCACAAAAGGCGAATTTGTCAAAGGTGTCAGTCGCTACGCCTTAGCAGGAACTTTGACCCAAACTCCTCAAGGTCCGCAAATCAAAGGTAAACTTAACGTTACCCAAGGTGAAGTTCAAGATGTCCTGACTGCATTACAGTTATATGAATTACAAGATGTCCAACGCGGTTTGACACAGCCCAACTCCGGTACAGCAGAGGATTTGAGTTCCACTAAGTCAGTAGGGTTTTCCGAGCAGCCTTTGCTTACCCAACTTCAACGCTTGGCTGAAATTGAAGATCTGTTGGTAAAACAGCAACAACAGCGGCGTGAAGCTTCTCCCATACCGGATTTGGCAGATTTAAACGGAACTTTCAATGGCGAAGTATCTATCGATACTGCAGCAGCTAACGGACTGGATGTGAGCTTTCATTTAAACGGTCAAAACTTTGTTTGGGGGAGGGGAGATGAACCGGAAGGTTTGTATAAAGCAGACCAGGTGATTGCTCAAGGCAGATTTGAAAACGGTGTTCTCAAGTTGCTACCTTTGCGAATTGAGTCTAAGAACAGGCTCATCGCTTTCACAGGTAACATTGGCGGTGATGAACAATCTGGTCAATTGCGGGTTCTCAATTTCCCTGTAGAAGTACTCAATAATTTTGTCAAACTGCCAGTTGGTTTAACAGGTCATCTCAACGGTACAGCAGCTTTAGCTGGGAGCATTGACAATCCACAGGCAAAGGGAGAATTGCAAATCACTGAGGGGACTCTCAATCAAAAAGGAGTAGACTCAGCGACTGCCAGTTTCAGTTATACCAATGGTCGCTTGAACTTCGGCAGTCACGTTCTGGTTGCTAGCTCAGAACCGGTGAAAGTTGCTGGTAGCATACCCTACCAACTGCCTTTTGCTTCCGTAAAGTCAGACAACGATAAAATTAATCTGGATGTGAAAGTGAAAAATGAAGGACTGGCAGTCTTAAACCTGTTGACTAACCAAGTAGCCTTTGAAAAAGGTGAGGGAGAAATAGACCTCATAGTGCGGGGAACAAAACAACAGCCGATACTAGATGGAATTGCCACTGTCAACAATGCCACCTTTTCATCTCAAGCTTTACCAGGAAAGCTGACAGATATTACAGGAAAAGTACAATTTGATTTAGACCGCATCACCGTACAAAATCTTCAGGGTAAGTATAATAACCAAGGAAAAGTAGAGGCAAAAGGGGAGATTCCTGTCGCTAGTCAAGAAATGAACATAGACAATCCCCTAAGCGTTACCCTTGACCAATTGGCTTTGAATCTTAAGGGGCTTTATCAAGGAGGAGCCAGCGGTAACTTGCAAGTGACTGGTTCCGCTCTTAACCCAATGATTGGCGGTCAATTACAGTTAGCTGATGGTGAAGTGCTACTCGCAGAATCCACAAATGGCAGTAATCCAGAAGATAGCAATATAGATGTCTCACGCATAAAACAGACAAAGCAGGATACTCCTAAGACTGACAATGCAGTCACTAAATTTAATCACCTAGAGTTGCAGCTAGGCAAAAACATAGAAATAACCCGTCCACCCATGTTTAGTTTCCGGGCGACTGGTATCCTGACCCTCAACGGTTCGTTAAATGAGCCAATACCAGAGGGAACTATCCGGCTTAAGGAAGGAAGTGTAAATTTATTTACGACTCGGTTTAATCTAGTGCGTGGCTATGGGCATAAGGCTATTTTTAGAGAAAATCAACCTCGCGACCCCGAGTTAGACATCCAGTTATTTGCCAAAGTACTCGACGTTATTCAAACTACTGACCTCAACAAACCCAATATCACAGGGTTGGCAGCCCTAGAAACTGTTCGTGTCGAAGCAAATATTCAAGGTTCTGCCAGTAAGCTGGATGAAAATCTCGAACTGAGAAGCTCTCCCGTACGCAACGAAACAGAAATTGTTGCCCTACTTGGGGGTGGATTTGTAGATACCCAAGAACGAGGCAACGACACTACCTTAGGATTAATTAATATAGCAGGTTCGGCTGTGCTGAACAATCTTCAGGAGCCTCTCAACCAGATTGGAACTGCATTGGGCTTAAGCGAGCTGCGTCTATTCCCAACTATTATCTCCGACACTCTGGAAGCAGGTAGGAGCAGTTCAAGTTTAGAGTTGGCAGCAGAGGCTGGACTTGATATAACTCAAAGAATTTCTGTTTCCACCCTCAAGATTTTGACAAATAGCGACCCCTTCCAATGGGGTATTAACTATCGGCTGAACGATGAGGTTCGTCTCCGTGCGACGACTAATTTTAATGATGACAATCGCGGAATCATTGAATATCAAAAGCGGTTTTAA
- a CDS encoding ABC transporter ATP-binding protein produces MPQEYEQMDDSNIPSDDAKSGYQMSSTATGAIVAEGVEMVIHSKQQRLHILKEIDWEIQKGDIEILMGPSGSGKTTLLTILAGLLTPTAGSVYLLGQEITRMSRTQLARFRRHQIGFIFQDFNLFPAMTAIENVEAALNVKGIRGKLARKEAQALLEQVEIGDKAKQLPRDLSGGQKQRVAIARALTGHPQLILADEPTAALDSHSGHVVMQLLRQLAKEQGCTVLIVTHDPRILDLADRVAYMEDGVLKY; encoded by the coding sequence ATGCCCCAAGAATATGAGCAGATGGATGATTCTAATATTCCATCTGATGATGCCAAGAGCGGATATCAAATGAGTTCCACCGCAACAGGCGCAATTGTTGCTGAGGGAGTGGAAATGGTCATCCATTCCAAGCAGCAGCGCCTACACATCCTTAAAGAAATTGACTGGGAAATCCAAAAGGGCGATATAGAAATTTTGATGGGACCTTCTGGATCGGGGAAAACGACCTTACTGACAATTTTAGCTGGACTGCTGACTCCGACAGCTGGCAGTGTGTATCTACTTGGGCAAGAGATTACCAGAATGTCTCGAACTCAACTGGCTCGGTTCCGAAGGCACCAAATTGGCTTTATTTTTCAGGATTTTAACTTGTTTCCAGCAATGACGGCTATTGAGAATGTGGAAGCAGCCTTGAATGTCAAAGGTATTCGCGGAAAGTTAGCACGTAAGGAAGCACAAGCCTTATTGGAACAAGTTGAAATCGGGGATAAAGCAAAGCAACTGCCTCGCGATTTGTCGGGAGGACAGAAACAACGAGTGGCGATCGCCCGTGCTTTAACTGGTCATCCACAGTTAATTTTGGCAGATGAGCCAACGGCTGCTTTAGACTCTCACAGCGGACATGTGGTCATGCAGTTACTGCGCCAATTGGCAAAAGAACAAGGTTGCACAGTCTTGATTGTGACCCATGATCCCCGGATTTTAGATTTGGCTGATCGAGTTGCTTATATGGAAGATGGAGTCCTTAAATATTAA